The following proteins come from a genomic window of Pseudomonas hygromyciniae:
- a CDS encoding class I SAM-dependent methyltransferase, giving the protein MSPPPLSSIEAEFAARCDRDHARVCGDTRPPGLLRRLWLWRDERLVRHALKVAGEPGLVLDLACGAGRFWPVLAEHSNRVILASDASQAMLDHAQSHHGAAFLRRIKTFQGSAFSIGLSANAVDCIFCLELFRHVPTADARLALLREFHRVSRDTVIVSVDSDSRHRERHPAGTGQPLPAHRSEVEAEFRQAGFTVLSQQEFMPGSALWRVYVLRKRG; this is encoded by the coding sequence ATGTCGCCACCCCCCCTATCGTCCATCGAGGCTGAATTCGCCGCGCGCTGTGATCGTGACCACGCTCGGGTCTGTGGTGACACGCGCCCGCCCGGTTTGCTGCGGCGCTTGTGGTTATGGCGCGATGAGCGGCTGGTGCGCCACGCCCTGAAAGTGGCGGGGGAACCCGGGTTGGTGCTGGACCTGGCCTGCGGAGCGGGGCGTTTCTGGCCGGTGCTGGCCGAACACAGCAACCGCGTGATCCTGGCCTCGGACGCTTCCCAGGCCATGCTCGATCATGCGCAGAGCCATCATGGCGCGGCATTTTTGCGGCGGATCAAGACCTTTCAGGGCTCGGCATTTTCCATCGGCCTGTCGGCCAACGCGGTGGACTGCATTTTTTGCCTGGAATTGTTTCGCCACGTCCCCACAGCTGACGCGCGACTGGCGCTGTTGCGCGAGTTTCACCGGGTCAGCCGCGACACGGTGATTGTCTCGGTAGACAGCGACAGCCGCCATCGTGAACGCCACCCGGCAGGCACCGGGCAACCTTTGCCGGCCCATCGCAGCGAGGTGGAAGCGGAGTTCCGCCAGGCGGGCTTCACTGTGCTTAGCCAGCAAGAGTTCATGCCCGGCTCGGCCTTGTGGCGGGTTTATGTGCTGCGTAAAAGAGGATAA
- the rnd gene encoding ribonuclease D, producing MAIDIHWICDNDSLGQHCAEWQQLPFVALDTEFMRVDTFYPIAGLIQIGDGVRAYLIDPLTIDNWQPLAALLENPAVIKVVHACSEDLEVLLRLTGSLPVPLFDTQLAAAYLNLGFSMGYSRLVQAVLDIELPKGETRSDWLQRPLSETQVSYAAEDAVHLAQVYTRLRPRLSDDKYAWVLEDGAELVANLRREIDPYEVYRDAKLAWKLSRAQLAVLRELCAWREQQARARDLPRNRIIREHSLWPLAKSQPDNLAALGKIEDMHPRTVRQDGEFLLGLIKRAASVPMDQWPPAVPEPLPVDAAVLIKQLRALGQTFAERLDMAPELMLRKKTLEALVKSGYPDGPYQLPDSLRGWRRELMGQALLDSLATAGEQP from the coding sequence GTGGCCATCGATATTCACTGGATCTGCGACAACGATAGCCTCGGCCAGCATTGCGCCGAATGGCAGCAGTTGCCATTCGTCGCCCTCGACACCGAATTCATGCGGGTCGACACCTTCTATCCCATCGCCGGGTTGATCCAGATCGGAGACGGTGTACGCGCTTATCTGATCGATCCCCTGACCATCGATAACTGGCAACCCTTGGCCGCGCTGCTGGAAAATCCAGCGGTGATCAAGGTGGTGCACGCCTGCAGCGAAGACCTGGAAGTGTTGCTGCGCCTGACCGGCAGCCTGCCAGTGCCATTGTTCGACACGCAACTGGCGGCAGCCTACTTGAACCTCGGCTTCTCCATGGGCTACTCGCGCCTGGTGCAAGCGGTGCTGGATATCGAGTTGCCCAAGGGCGAGACCCGTTCGGACTGGCTGCAGCGGCCATTGTCCGAGACCCAGGTCAGTTACGCCGCCGAAGACGCGGTGCATCTGGCGCAAGTCTATACACGCCTGCGTCCGCGGCTGTCTGACGATAAGTACGCCTGGGTCCTGGAAGATGGCGCCGAACTGGTGGCCAACCTGCGCCGGGAAATCGACCCCTACGAGGTCTACCGCGACGCCAAGCTGGCTTGGAAACTGTCCCGGGCCCAACTCGCCGTGTTGCGCGAACTGTGCGCCTGGCGCGAGCAGCAGGCCCGTGCCCGTGACCTGCCACGCAACCGCATCATCCGCGAACACTCGCTATGGCCCCTGGCCAAGTCGCAGCCGGATAACCTCGCTGCCCTGGGCAAAATCGAAGACATGCACCCGCGCACCGTGCGCCAGGACGGCGAGTTCCTGCTGGGCCTGATCAAGCGTGCCGCCAGTGTGCCGATGGACCAATGGCCACCGGCTGTGCCGGAGCCGTTGCCGGTGGATGCCGCGGTGCTGATCAAGCAACTGCGCGCCCTGGGCCAGACCTTCGCCGAACGCCTGGACATGGCCCCGGAACTGATGCTGCGCAAGAAAACCCTGGAGGCGCTGGTCAAGAGCGGCTACCCCGATGGGCCTTACCAATTGCCTGACTCGCTGCGTGGCTGGCGCCGCGAGTTGATGGGCCAGGCGCTGCTGGACAGCCTGGCCACTGCCGGAGAACAGCCTTGA
- a CDS encoding YcgL domain-containing protein, producing the protein MKHICSIYSSPKRAGMYLYVLKSDALERVPEDLLTVFGKPVHAFSLVLTPERKLQQEDILKVLANLEKQGYHLQMPPPEDEYIEHLPEELLRRNDPM; encoded by the coding sequence TTGAAACATATTTGTTCCATCTATAGCAGCCCGAAACGCGCCGGCATGTACCTCTACGTGCTCAAGAGCGATGCCCTCGAGCGCGTGCCCGAAGACCTGCTGACGGTTTTCGGCAAGCCGGTACACGCGTTCAGCCTGGTGCTGACGCCGGAACGCAAGCTGCAGCAGGAGGATATCCTGAAGGTCCTGGCCAACCTCGAAAAGCAGGGCTACCACCTGCAAATGCCACCGCCGGAAGACGAGTACATCGAACACCTGCCCGAAGAGTTGCTGCGCCGTAACGACCCGATGTGA
- a CDS encoding D-2-hydroxyacid dehydrogenase, whose translation MRVLIAEQDHPLYARLLREAAPDIEVLTSGDSAELSRLAADCPVWLGQPDLLATLLRQGHHPQWLQSTWAGITPLLADGLPRDYRLTRAVGIFGQVMAEYVLTYMLGHEREVLARLVSQVERKWDNRMGQSLAGRKVLIVGTGDIGQSVAQFLLPFGVELYGIASQAREQAPFIEVAGPDQLGRLVGEVDYVVNLLPNTPNTHDLYDAALFKQFKPTGLFINVGRGVAVVDADLVEALKEGHLAGAVIDVCRQEPLPQRHPFWTAWGLLLTGHSSAPTCPRRMVTLFVENLRAYQAREALRGEVSFERGY comes from the coding sequence ATGCGCGTTCTGATAGCAGAACAGGACCACCCGCTGTACGCCCGACTGCTGCGCGAAGCGGCGCCGGATATTGAAGTCCTGACCAGTGGCGACTCGGCTGAGTTGTCGCGCCTGGCCGCCGATTGCCCGGTGTGGCTGGGCCAGCCAGACCTGCTGGCAACCCTGCTGCGCCAGGGCCATCACCCGCAGTGGCTGCAATCGACCTGGGCCGGCATCACGCCGCTGCTGGCCGATGGCTTGCCACGGGATTATCGGCTGACCCGTGCCGTCGGCATTTTTGGCCAGGTGATGGCCGAGTACGTGCTCACCTATATGCTCGGTCACGAGCGTGAAGTGCTGGCGCGCCTGGTGAGCCAGGTCGAGCGCAAGTGGGACAACCGTATGGGCCAGAGCCTGGCGGGGCGCAAGGTGCTGATTGTTGGCACCGGTGACATCGGCCAGAGCGTGGCGCAGTTCCTGCTGCCCTTTGGCGTGGAGTTGTACGGCATCGCCAGCCAAGCCCGGGAGCAGGCACCGTTTATCGAAGTGGCCGGGCCGGATCAACTGGGCCGTCTGGTAGGCGAGGTGGACTATGTGGTCAACCTGCTGCCCAACACGCCCAACACCCACGATCTGTACGACGCTGCGCTGTTCAAGCAGTTCAAGCCGACCGGGTTGTTTATCAACGTCGGCCGTGGCGTGGCGGTGGTGGATGCCGACCTGGTCGAGGCTTTGAAGGAAGGCCACCTGGCCGGTGCGGTGATCGACGTTTGCCGCCAGGAGCCACTGCCCCAGCGCCATCCGTTCTGGACCGCCTGGGGTTTGCTGCTGACGGGGCACAGCTCCGCGCCGACGTGCCCGCGCAGAATGGTGACGCTGTTTGTCGAAAACCTGCGGGCGTATCAGGCCCGGGAGGCACTGCGCGGCGAAGTCAGCTTCGAGCGTGGGTACTGA